A genomic stretch from bacterium includes:
- a CDS encoding CGGC domain-containing protein, whose translation REREGAFAAYADEDVELVGFTTCGGCPGGNIEYAPDEMKRNGAEVVHLATGFLVGYPPCPHLEHFVEMIPRKFGLKVVVGTHPIPEKYRRDHAALGTWEGEAWPVLLAPTLADEATRLAYD comes from the coding sequence TGCGGGAACGCGAAGGCGCGTTCGCGGCCTACGCCGACGAGGACGTCGAGCTGGTCGGCTTCACCACCTGCGGCGGCTGCCCGGGCGGCAACATCGAATACGCGCCCGACGAAATGAAGCGCAACGGCGCCGAGGTCGTGCACCTGGCCACGGGATTCCTGGTGGGCTACCCGCCCTGCCCGCACCTGGAGCACTTCGTGGAAATGATCCCGCGGAAGTTCGGCCTGAAGGTGGTCGTGGGCACGCATCCGATCCCGGAGAAGTACCGGCGGGACCACGCGGCGCTCGGGACGTGGGAGGGGGAGGCCTGGCCCGTGCTGCTCGCCCCGACTCTGGCGGACGAAGCGACCCGGCTGGCGTACGACTAG
- a CDS encoding C-terminal binding protein yields the protein MRWNVLIPDRLAPPADVEAAVFGDRADLVLCEATAADQIDDATWAAADAVLAWHELRFTPEVIARLVNCRVIVRVGVGYDNVDLSAAAAAGIPVCNVPDYGTGDVADHAMALLLSLARGVTAASNRLRTGNEHHHWHVAGRQKRLAGATLGIIGLGRIGTAVALRAKAFGLRVVFHDPYLPDGMDKALGVERCATRQELLARSDFVSIHTPLTDETRGLGDAAFFAALKPGAILVNTARGAIVDLDALHAALKSGHLKAAGVDVLPVEPPDRTHPLLRDWSDDAEWLGDRLVVTPHFAFWCDEAYAEMRRKAAETALAVLEGGEVRNRVDPGTPALARIP from the coding sequence TTGCGCTGGAACGTCCTGATTCCCGACCGGCTGGCGCCGCCCGCCGACGTCGAGGCCGCGGTCTTCGGCGACCGCGCCGACCTCGTGCTGTGCGAGGCCACCGCGGCCGACCAGATCGACGACGCCACCTGGGCGGCCGCCGACGCGGTGCTGGCCTGGCACGAGCTGCGCTTCACCCCCGAAGTGATCGCACGGCTGGTGAACTGCCGCGTGATCGTGCGCGTGGGCGTGGGCTACGACAACGTCGACCTGTCCGCGGCCGCCGCTGCGGGCATCCCCGTGTGCAACGTGCCCGACTACGGCACCGGCGACGTGGCCGACCACGCCATGGCGCTGCTGCTGTCCCTGGCGCGCGGCGTCACCGCCGCCTCGAACCGGCTGCGCACCGGCAACGAGCACCACCACTGGCACGTGGCCGGGCGCCAGAAACGCCTGGCCGGGGCCACGCTGGGCATCATCGGGCTGGGGCGCATCGGCACCGCAGTGGCGCTGCGGGCGAAGGCCTTCGGCCTGCGCGTGGTGTTCCACGATCCCTACCTGCCGGACGGCATGGACAAGGCCCTGGGCGTGGAGCGCTGCGCGACGCGGCAGGAGCTGCTGGCCCGGTCCGACTTCGTGTCGATCCACACGCCGCTCACCGACGAGACGCGCGGCCTGGGCGACGCGGCCTTCTTCGCCGCGCTGAAGCCCGGCGCCATCCTGGTGAACACGGCGCGCGGGGCCATCGTCGATCTCGACGCCCTGCACGCGGCGCTGAAGAGCGGCCACCTGAAGGCCGCCGGCGTGGACGTGCTGCCCGTGGAGCCGCCGGACCGCACCCACCCCCTGCTGCGGGACTGGAGCGACGACGCCGAGTGGCTGGGCGACCGGCTGGTGGTGACGCCGCACTTCGCCTTCTGGTGCGACGAGGCGTACGCGGAGATGCGGCGGAAGGCGGCGGAGACGGCGTTGGCTGTGCTGGAGGGTGGCGAGGTGCGCAACCGGGTCGATCCCGGCACACCGGCTTTGGCGCGGATCCCCTAG
- a CDS encoding aldolase, whose product MRGENVLKRRIKAGEPVLGTWCVLPGAGAVNVITAAGFDFVIIDMEHGPCGYTEAEDMVRAAESEQRHALIRVPRLDESAILRALETGAHGVVIPQITTAAEARAAVRACKYHPEGTRGLSPYTRSAGYTAHGNHDLAARENGRVLVTLLVEGVEGIANLDEILAVPGVDVVYLGIYDLSQSAGHPGHIDHPDVTRAIADAVGRVRDAGVAAGCLVQGTDHVRTYAQLGVRFFAWQADCSLLYEASRAAVYAFGAEVFACAGTS is encoded by the coding sequence ATGAGAGGCGAGAACGTCCTGAAGCGGCGGATCAAGGCCGGCGAACCGGTGCTCGGCACCTGGTGCGTGCTGCCGGGCGCGGGCGCCGTGAACGTGATCACGGCCGCCGGCTTCGACTTCGTGATCATCGACATGGAGCACGGCCCGTGCGGCTACACCGAGGCCGAGGACATGGTGCGCGCCGCCGAGAGCGAGCAGCGCCACGCCCTGATCCGCGTGCCCCGGCTGGACGAGAGCGCCATCCTGCGCGCACTGGAGACCGGCGCCCACGGCGTGGTGATCCCCCAGATCACCACCGCCGCCGAGGCCCGCGCCGCCGTGCGCGCCTGCAAGTACCACCCCGAGGGCACCCGCGGCCTGTCGCCCTACACGCGCAGCGCCGGCTACACGGCCCACGGCAACCACGACCTGGCCGCCCGCGAGAACGGGCGCGTGCTGGTGACGCTGCTGGTCGAGGGCGTCGAGGGCATCGCGAACCTCGACGAGATCCTGGCCGTGCCCGGCGTCGACGTGGTGTACCTGGGCATCTACGACCTGAGCCAGTCGGCGGGCCATCCCGGCCACATCGACCACCCGGACGTGACGCGCGCCATCGCCGACGCGGTGGGCCGCGTGCGCGACGCCGGCGTCGCGGCGGGCTGCCTGGTGCAGGGCACCGACCACGTGCGCACCTACGCGCAGCTGGGCGTGCGCTTCTTCGCCTGGCAGGCCGACTGCTCGCTGCTCTACGAGGCGAGCCGCGCCGCGGTGTATGCGTTCGGGGCGGAGGTGTTCGCTTGCGCTGGAACGTCCTGA
- a CDS encoding cytidylyltransferase produces the protein MIVSLVIGKDRSMGCPGKNVRPLLGRPMCEYAFLAAANSRHVTRHFTSTDSPHIAAVGAQYGAEWIERPASLATPEALTEDALEHAYHEITARIGEEPEIVVLLFANSPTIAVGKIDEGIERLLAEPALDSAFTACRYNMFAPLRARRIGDGNLIEPYVPLEAFGDTNTMSSIRGGEGDCWFLDLSVQVLRGRCLANIWDGPLPFRWMGHRSWALENDFGFDIDYAWQIPVVEHWLVDKGFTADSTPYDKVTT, from the coding sequence ATGATCGTCTCCCTCGTCATCGGCAAGGACCGGAGCATGGGCTGCCCGGGCAAGAACGTGCGGCCGCTGCTGGGGCGGCCCATGTGCGAGTACGCGTTCCTGGCCGCGGCCAACAGCCGCCACGTGACGCGCCACTTCACGTCGACCGACTCGCCGCACATCGCGGCGGTGGGCGCGCAGTACGGCGCCGAGTGGATCGAGCGGCCCGCGTCGCTGGCCACCCCCGAGGCCCTCACCGAAGACGCCCTCGAACACGCGTACCACGAGATCACGGCGCGGATCGGCGAGGAGCCCGAGATCGTGGTGCTGCTGTTCGCCAACAGCCCCACCATCGCGGTGGGCAAGATCGACGAGGGCATCGAACGGCTGCTGGCCGAGCCCGCGCTCGATTCGGCCTTCACGGCGTGCAGGTACAACATGTTCGCGCCGCTGCGGGCGCGGCGGATCGGCGACGGGAACCTGATCGAGCCCTACGTGCCGCTCGAGGCGTTCGGCGACACGAACACCATGTCGTCGATCCGCGGCGGCGAGGGCGACTGCTGGTTCCTCGACCTCTCGGTGCAGGTGCTGCGCGGCCGTTGCCTGGCGAACATCTGGGACGGCCCGCTGCCCTTCCGCTGGATGGGCCACAGGAGCTGGGCCCTGGAGAACGACTTCGGCTTCGACATCGACTACGCGTGGCAGATCCCGGTGGTGGAGCATTGGCTGGTGGACAAGGGGTTCACCGCCGACTCGACGCCCTACGACAAGGTGACCACATGA